Below is a window of Anomaloglossus baeobatrachus isolate aAnoBae1 chromosome 8, aAnoBae1.hap1, whole genome shotgun sequence DNA.
GACCCAGGCTGGGAAAAGTTTTCTAATAAAGCAGATTCACTACCTATCATTGTCAAACTGGTCTGTACGCTGACTGGAGTTAAAACACTCTGATCAGAGCAATGACCAATGTGATTGTGATAGATAATAAAGCTGTTGCCAGCCAGGGACAAGTGAAATACAATACTCGTTCGTCATCACTGCTGGAGCGGCAGTGTTCGGTCTTCTCAGAAGTTACTGTGAAATTCCCTGGAGATGGGTATATGAGAACACTGTCTGATCGCTCTCATTGAGCAGAGGGATCTCATCTCTCGACATCTAACTGGTTAGTGAGGAAAGACACCAGGAAGTTTGTCATACGTGCGTTTCCTGGGGACATTGCTGCATTTTCTTACCGACCGAACATTGCCACTTAAGCAACCATGAGTATCGTAGCTTGTCCCTGCCTTTCAACAGCTTTATCcacagagggagaaaaaaaaaatggtggcatTCTCCCTCAGTGGAAATCTTTTTTCATttcatacaaaaattaaaaaacacatatAGGAGAGGAATGCAGGATATGTCAGACGCAGGGAACGCCAAGACGATGGAAACTGTTTCGCGCACCAAAAAGCTTTGTCGGGTAGTGACATGGTGCGTCTCAGACATATCCCGCATCCCCCTCctgtatgtgttttttattttgGGATTTAATAAAAGATTTCCACTAAGGGTGAGTGCCACCTTTTCTCTCTCTGTGGATTTGGACTGTCGTGCTGATTGCCAGGTGAAGTACCTACCTGTACTTAGAATGCTGGTAtcactgcagctctgtctgtgcctgtctggagACTATTGAGTGGAGCTGGGTCTGTGTTTGGAATTGGTGCTAGACCTGCACCTCCCTTTCAGATTTTTTCAGCAGCTATAGTATCTATCAGTAACACATTGGTCTTTGATCGGAGTGAAAATGCTCCAAAGCCGAGCACAGACCAGAATGACAGTGATAGATTGTGAAGCTGCAGACAAGCAGAGAATAAATGTTTTAGTAAAGCAGTAGTATGTCCCCAGGAGAAGTATGTTTCTAGTCTCTTAGCCAGTAAATGTGCATTAGAAGCATGCAAGTTATAGAGGGATCACTAAGAAGCTGTGTCATCCAAGGTGGCAGATATTTTTCATTGCAAAAtaagtttacatttttttttttttttttttagatggatagatagatactgactgctttgtaagtcagtatctaACTAAAATAAGTAAACGTGCACATGTAAAAATATATTTTAGTAAAATTAGATTTTTGGTGATTGGTGCTTTAAAGATAAATAACTGTTACATAGTTTCTACTATGAGCTAAGGCTCTAATTTTCTCTATTATCCAGTGCCAGATTTGTCACACAAAGGATATCGCCTAGGCCGAACTGAACCATTTTCTTACAATGGGTTCAATCATGATCTGTTTTGATGGGTAACATCCAGTTGAATGCAGCTGATTTTTCCTGCTAAATATGCTACACAGCCTCAGCAGCAGCTGAGAAATACCTTTTTCGACAGTTCAAACAGACCAACATAACTGTGTTTTGCTTAATGGAGAATCATTTTAGGGGATTAATTCTCTCAATGTAATAAAATGGTCCCCGTCCAATAATTATAATGACAGCCATCCTAATCATGTGTCAGGACAAACATCTCCCAAGATCTGTGTGTCAACTGTTATAAAATCAGTATTGTAAGCACATGTACCAAAGATGCCAGAGAGGCGTGCGACAGGAAAAGTAGTAAATACGGTATCTTTAGCGAGCTGAAAATGAAGAGCTCAGTCAGCCAAGAGGATATATTTCTTATACGGTCACACACTTCTCGGACAGCACACATATGTATGTGTGCTTATCATACAGCTTTGTGAGACACAGGTCTTGGGAGTTTTGTTTCTGCAGCCCATCCTGAAATATGAGTAGGATGATCTGTCATTTGAATTATGTGATGGGAGCTATTTTAATATATTCTTTGAAAATTCCTTTAAATTATTTGAACATTTCGGGTTCCTAAAACAAAACAAATCTTTTTTCTATTGTTAGATTCTAGGAGTTGGTTTACTTTATTTTGTCAATGAGGCTGTATGAGGTTTTTATATTCTTGGGACAAATTATTTGTCAATTGCAGGATTTGGGGGgtacatatataatttttattaactTTTTTCTATGTTTCACTATAAAACGTTAATAAAACAGCAGCTCTTTAAGTTTTACATATTATTCATGCACaataaaacattgttacctttattCTGAGGGTCAGGGCAAATGTGGCGTTAACCATTGTATTTAGCATTAATGACTAGTACAAagcatggtttaaaaaaaaaaaataaaaaattacacacacacacacacacacacagtccagaccaaaagtttggacacacctcattcaaagagttctctttattttcaggactctgaaaattgtagattcacattgaaggcatcaaaattatgaattaaaacatgtggaataaaatacttaaagtgtgaaacaactgaaaatatgtcttatattctaggttcttcaaaagtagccaccttttgctttcattactactttgcacactcttgatgagcttctaaaggtagtcaccggaaatggtctttcaacagtcttgaaggagttcccagagatgcttagcacttgttgggcccttttgccttcactctgcggtccagctcaccccaaaccatctcgattgggttcaggtctggtgactgtggagaccaggtcatctggcgtagcaccccatcactctccttagtcaaatagcccttacacagcctggaggtgtgtttggggtcattgtcctgttgaaaaataaatgatggtccaactaaacgcaaaccggatggaattgcacgccgctgcaagatgctgtggtaggcatgctggttctgtatgccttcaattttgaataaatcgccaacagtgtcaccagcaaagcacccccacaacatcacacctcctcctcaatgcttcacggtgggaaccagccatgtagagttcatccattcaccttttctacaaagacacggtggttggatccaaagatctcaaatttggactcatcagaccaaagcacagatatccactggtctaatgtccattccttgtgttctttagcccaaacaagtctcttctgcttgttgcctgtccttagcagtggtttcctagcagctattttaccatgaacgcctgctgcacaaagtgtcctcttaacagttgttctagcgaTGATAAGGTgtatccaaacctttggtctgtactgtatagctCATTTGTTTTTGTATCAACATATTCTGAGAGTCATAAGTTTTTAAATTTTTAGTCTAGGTAGCTATACAAATGTCTAATTTATTTGACTGACAAGATGTAGACGTTCCTTTCAGCAGTACCATTTCCTAATGCATACAATATTTTGCTCTTTTTTTGGTCGTGGGatgcacattaaggctatgtgcgcacgttgcgtaaatttatgcagttacgctgcgctttgtagcgcagcgtaactgcatgcgtcctgtgtcccctgtacaatctatggagattgtgcaggggccgtgtgcacgtggcatattacaacgcagcgcttcggctactgccgaagcgctgcgtaaaaagaagtgacatgtcacttcttccgtgcgctttgccggcagctcctgctctgtctatggcaggagctgcaggcagagcgcacgttctcgccggcaccatgcgcctcagaacggagcttttcagctgcgctctgaagcgcaccttttacggtgctgggctagtacgcaacgtgcgcacataccctaactgaaCAATaaacaatgtttaaaaaaaaaaaaaattctatagagATATTTGCTTTTTTCTGAAGGTTGATGCGATAATGACAATACCCAATTTTAAGTGTTTCTTTGGGTTTTGTGTCGGGGGTGGGAGGAAGACTTTTCTATATTCCAAGACTCACATTTTTTCATCTTGCCATAGACAGATTTGAGCACTTATATTTGCAGGACAGGATGCAGTTTTGAATAGTGCCATTTTCAGTCCAACTTTTGATcagtttatttacattttttttcagagGCTGGATAAGCAAAATCCAAAATGTTCTGGCAAggttttcatgtattttttttttttttacagtttgccTTGACCATAATTATACAATTTTATAGTGTagatcaatacaattaaaatgataTCCAATTTAtagattttacttttttttttttaaatgcttgtACTTTTctgcaagaaaataaataaaaaacattttttgggTCATGAGATGCAGAACTTTTACATTTATTTtaaagctgtatgagggcttgtttttttgcactaTAATCTGTAGTATCTTATTGGTATATGTGAAAACTTTTTGATAAATTTTTATTCAGTGAACTTTTTTTTTGCTGTGCTCACTGTGCAGGATACATTTTGGCTGTGCTATAGTACTTGTCGTTATGGAAGCAGCAGTAAGAAATGACATTTTTCAGTTACATTTACTGGTTTTCCCCAAATTGAGCTATTTTTATTGGGAAGACTTGGCtttgatatttttattttaaaatgctAATTTCGACTCTCAATTGGATTTTAACAGGTGATTTAAGGAGGTGGTCAAATACAATGGATAGTGACTACATCGATTTAAAGCTGAGAAAAGGCTTTTTGTAAATATCTTCTGTTGCCAATTCAGCTTGTGTGTAGCACTATTGCTGTCCGCTCAGTCTCAATCCTGCGACCCGAGCTGCAGCAGCCTCAGATGTCCAGTGAGTCATGTCAAGTTACGGAGTTGGAAGTTGACCCAGCATCACAGAGGCAGGAtctagtctccctgagtgactgggctgtagtaTTTATCGCACATCAGAGCCCAGCATTGTgcgtgctctctccttcactgctttCCTTAACAGAGCACCGCAAGCACGTGCAATGCAGGGCTGTGATGTATGGTGAAACTCcaaccacagcccagtcactcaggatgaCTGGATTCTGCCTCGATGATgcagggtcaacttccaattccagaaCTTGACATGACATCACAGGCCACTGCAGccagggtcatgtgatggggacTGAGTGGacagcaatagcgccgctcacaggcaaaaTTAGCAATAGAATGCATTTTGAAAAGGCCTTCATTCTAAGCTTTAACTTGAAAAATtaaagtggaccacctctttaagacTGCGAATTGAGATTAAAATTAGTAATACACAAAACTACTGTGCTATACTGTACAGTGATGTGCATTATACTACCAGTGCTAAACAGAATCTAACAGGTCTTGCCTCCAGTGGGACCTGATTGTCTATACTCCAGTGTATGGCAAGCTTTTGACAGGCCTGCAGCTGCCAAAGCAACGCATTGGCACCCATAATCTCTCTGTGGGAGTGCTAATGGGCTGAAAGAGTGTTTTCTGTCAAACTTTTTCTGTCCTGTTGTCATTTAACCAAGCATATGGGTGGTTAAAAGTTTAGGATCCCTTAGAACACTGATCCTAGTTGTTACAGCAGGAGTGCTGCTGAGTATATCAGTTGGGCTCCTGCAGCTGATTGCACCATATAGTTTCTGTTCGGGTCCGATCAGCATGACTTGCATATCTGTCAGAGAACAAAAGTGGCATGCTCATGACGGATGTATACATCATGTAGCACTAAAAGGGCTAAACCGGTTTTATATAACATCTGTACTCCCAGTGCAATTCAAATATGTTTACAAAGATAAAAACATAACAAAAAGTAGCACAACTACTTCATACACAATCCATGAACAATTGACAAGCGTTTTCTCTGTCCAAAAGTCTATTCTCAACTCTGCCACCAATTAATATAAAAGTAGTACATGTTATGGTGGTGCTTGCTCCTGCCCTGATGCAGATGTTTCTGTTGGTACACTTTCTGCTAAGTTGTGTGCATGCTCTAGGAAAAGGTCCTTCAGCACACTTAACTCTTTTGTCAATAGCTTAATTTTGGCCTCTAGCCTCTCATTTTCCTCTTTTAGCTGATTGACCCGTTGCAGTGTATCTTGGGCTTTTTGCTTGCTTTTTAATCTACTTTTCTTTACAGCCATGTTGTTGCGCTCCCTGCGTAGACGGTACTCCTCACTACCATGGTCCATTCGCTGAAGTTTCTTGTTTTTGCTTGGAGGGGCAGCTTTATCACCACCTTCTGGATCTAGTGGCACAAGCTGAGGAGTTGATGGACTACTCAGGTGAGAATTACTTAACCCATCATCTGAAGAAGATGGAGATATATTCATCTTTACAAGTTGTAAAATGCAAAAAATTCTGGATAACCTGCAGTAAAAAGATAGaattttaaattaattatatttCTTACAATTAGACAGAATACATTAAAAAAGGAACATGTCAGCTCATTTATACTGCACCAAACACGAGCAGCATGAATCAGAAACAGAGTTCGTTCTTGCAGCAATGTATAGTTTACTCTTAAATACAGCAGCATTTTAGAGATGGTCTACTATAAAAGGGAACAGGTCACGTCTGATATCACTATTAATATTCTGtgcagggagaaaatgaactttatttatTTAAAGGAGCAGGAGTTCAGACATAGGCATAGGACGCATAGggagaaaatcggagcgagtgtaaTGTAAtatgtatgaaaaaaaaaataaaaaaaaaaagtgcattttacttggaccaatattactctatggggcagcatccatgagcgattattatctcagccctaatcggaccaagaaaacagtctccgcatgctgcgagtgtaatgagATCCTGttcctctcgcacccattcaagtccatggggcgagagaaacatcgcactgcactcgcttgtgtaatgcgagtgcagtgcgagaatcgcaatagctggcaacggaggagttaGGGAGATAAATCTCCCCCTCCACTCCGcaacgccgcccccccccccatctaCAGCAGTGgtctgatcggaccacagtcgcatgacactcggctcccactgtgctgcgagcatgagccaagtgtcatgcaaggacaCGCAGTAATGCCCGTGTGGCTTCAGCCAGAGGCATGCTAGCACAGCAACAGTCACTGCTGATTAGAGAATGTAAACCTGTCCCAGCACTTGACTGATGGCCAGATCCCACATCATAAACATAGCAACACCTGAACGCTGGCATGACTGAAAGGCGGCAGCTCCCGAGAGGAATAAAATGCAATTCTTCCTGGAAGCCACACTTTCAGTACAGTGGCCAGGTACATTTCTAACTCCATTAAACTGCAGATTAATAGAATAATCTGacatgagaggttccctttaaagtgatggCCTGTTACCTTTGTGACTAAACATCCTAATCTCTAGGTATGTCCAACCTTGTTTTTTTTGCTGTGCTACTTAGTTAAGACTCATAGGGCTCGCCCAATGCCCAAAAGAGAGAGACCCATTAATCTAGTGTGGAGCAGTTACACCTTAGTTTCTAGCAATTTCAGATCATCAAACACTGAAGAGGGGAGAAAGGATAAACTTCATGCACATACTTGAAATTCATCAAAAAATCATAATGACTAGGATCATAAAAAGCTAAGAGTGTGGTAGCTACATTGAGGAAAAATAAATAAACGACAATAACATATGAAAGAAAAATTTAGTAGCAACTAATGATGTAATAGCTAAGGCTTGAATACATTGCCTAGGCCAGAAGAGGATAGGAAACAAAACTGATTTCAAGAGAAAAACTCCAGCAATAAGAAGAAAAATATATTATACCTCCAAGTTGAAAAACttctttattaattaaaaaaaaatgtgtagagATGTGTTTCAATAATTTTTGTGTTGCAACAACTACTATTTACTTATTGCAAACTTTCCAAGAAcagagtccatctctcttcagacatcAGTCAGACGGAGCAGATGAACCAATGTTTGAAGATGGTTCCAAATTTTTTTCTTAGATGGACACTATTACTCAGagtatgcaattttttttatcccaCAAGAAGACAGATGGTAAAGCCCAAACTACCAAGATATttttcagctcaaagggcagagttaaggccgctttacacgcagcgacatcgctaaagcgatgtcattggggtcacggaattcgtgacgcacatccggcctctttagcgatgtcgttgtgtgtgaaacttaCGAGCGATTGAAAAAGGtcacaaaatcgtgcaaaatcttaaatcgttgacatgctcccctattcccaattatcgttgctgctgcaggtacgatgttgttcgtcgttcctgcggcagca
It encodes the following:
- the CEBPG gene encoding CCAAT/enhancer-binding protein gamma isoform X2 produces the protein MNISPSSSDDGLSNSHLSSPSTPQLVPLDPEGGDKAAPPSKNKKLQRMDHGSEEYRLRRERNNMAVKKSRLKSKQKAQDTLQRVNQLKEENERLEAKIKLLTKELSVLKDLFLEHAHNLAESVPTETSASGQEQAPP
- the CEBPG gene encoding CCAAT/enhancer-binding protein gamma isoform X1, which translates into the protein MVNSRPTYLISCPQQSRPRLSRIFCILQLVKMNISPSSSDDGLSNSHLSSPSTPQLVPLDPEGGDKAAPPSKNKKLQRMDHGSEEYRLRRERNNMAVKKSRLKSKQKAQDTLQRVNQLKEENERLEAKIKLLTKELSVLKDLFLEHAHNLAESVPTETSASGQEQAPP